The Prosthecobacter algae genome includes a window with the following:
- a CDS encoding RNA-binding S4 domain-containing protein, whose amino-acid sequence MSEAAQTQRADKWLHHVRLFKTRSLATAACAKGNVTVDGQPVKPARDLRAGDVLEVVRGDLRLRVQVLAFAPRRLSAPQVAEFYENQTPLEWIQKAAELRRQKSLETPPEHEMLTKPNKQQMRQLREWHEQNHSM is encoded by the coding sequence ATGAGTGAGGCGGCACAGACCCAGCGGGCGGACAAGTGGCTGCACCATGTGCGCCTCTTTAAGACGCGCAGCCTGGCGACGGCGGCCTGTGCGAAGGGGAATGTGACGGTGGATGGGCAGCCGGTGAAGCCGGCGCGGGATTTGCGTGCGGGGGATGTGCTGGAGGTGGTGCGCGGGGACCTGCGACTGCGGGTGCAGGTGCTGGCCTTTGCGCCCCGGCGGCTGAGTGCGCCGCAGGTGGCGGAGTTTTACGAGAACCAGACGCCGCTGGAGTGGATCCAGAAGGCGGCGGAACTGCGCCGACAGAAGTCGCTGGAGACGCCGCCGGAGCACGAGATGCTGACGAAACCGAATAAGCAGCAGATGCGGCAACTGCGCGAGTGGCACGAGCAGAATCACTCGATGTGA